The Chaetodon auriga isolate fChaAug3 chromosome 3, fChaAug3.hap1, whole genome shotgun sequence genome has a window encoding:
- the LOC143318682 gene encoding Rieske domain-containing protein: MASGSGDEEGHTEGASWRLIGPVTGLSKQRCRLMYSSLGHSSDVCLFYVKGEFFAMDARCAHSGGPLCEGDIEEADGVLQVFCPWHDYDFDLRTGKSGTSLQQKVYEVKMEDDNVYVKHASRLSLQPFPADQKR; this comes from the exons ATGGCTTCTGGCTCCGGAGATGAAGAGGGGCACACGGAAGGCGCTTCGTGGAGACTCATAGGCCCGGTCACGGGGCTTTCCAAGCAGCGCTGCCGTCTAATGTACTCCTCCCTCGGCCACAGCTCTGATGTCTGCCTCTTCTATGTGAAGGGGGAGTTTTTTGCCATGGATGCTCGCTGTGCGCATTCCG GCGGTCCTCTGTGTGAGGGGGACATCGAGGAGGCTGACGGGGTCCTGCAGGTCTTCTGCCCCTGGCATGACTATGACTTTGACCTCAGAACTGGGAAGTCGGGGACCTCCTTACAG caaaAGGTGTATGAAGTCAAGATGGAGGACGACAACGTGTACGTGAAACACGCCAGTCGCCTCTCCTTGCAGCCTTTTCCTGCGGATCAGAAGAGATGA